A single genomic interval of Zingiber officinale cultivar Zhangliang chromosome 4A, Zo_v1.1, whole genome shotgun sequence harbors:
- the LOC121973547 gene encoding transcription factor RAX2-like: MGRAPCCDKANVKRGPWSPEEDQLLRSYIEEHGTGGNWISLPRKAGLNRCGKSCRLRWLNYLRPDIKRGGFTDEEDDIICSLYIQLGSRWSIIASHLRGRTDNDVKNYWNTKLKKKLMATYTTNQTPPPPPPPAVDFEVNSIGTDSIIAMSGKDRRHLHSPLSTSSSLMAEQRDVRSENNEQEGSAASSTVVTVDENSSSSSGGGAMEYFSWPAGEDDMLLTEFDMGWISELLATPREVAPLISHAFAN, encoded by the exons ATGGGGAGGGCGCCGTGCTGCGACAAGGCCAACGTTAAGAGAGGGCCGTGGTCGCCGGAGGAGGACCAACTACTCCGGAGTTACATAGAGGAGCATGGCACCGGTGGCAACTGGATTTCACTCCCCCGGAAAGCAG GTCTCAATCGTTGCGGGAAGAGCTGCCGTTTGAGATGGCTTAACTACCTCAGGCCTGACATCAAGCGCGGTGGCTTCACGGACGAAGAAGACGATATCATTTGCAGCCTTTACATTCAACTCGGCAGCAG gTGGTCAATCATCGCTTCTCACCTCCGTGGAAGAACAGACAACGATGTGAAGAATTACTGGAACACCAAGCTGAAGAAGAAGCTGATGGCAACTTACACGACGAATCaaacacctcctcctcctcctcctcctgccgTCGACTTCGAAGTTAATTCCATCGGCACGGATTCCATCATTGCGATGTCAGGGAAGGATAGACGTCACCTGCACTCGCCGTTATCCACCAGCTCGAGCTTGATGGCGGAGCAGAGAGATGTGAGGTCCGAAAACAACGAGCAAGAAGGCTCGGCCGCTTCGTCGACAGTAGTCACCGTCGACGAgaacagcagcagcagcagcggcGGCGGCGCCATGGAGTACTTCAGTTGGCCGGCCGGCGAAGATGACATGCTGCTGACGGAGTTCGACATGGGATGGATTAGCGAGCTTCTGGCAACGCCACGGGAGGTGGCTCCGCTTATTTCGCATGCATTTGCTAATTAA